From Pseudanabaena sp. PCC 6802, one genomic window encodes:
- the ppc gene encoding phosphoenolpyruvate carboxylase, translating into MSSPAASLSESLMKIVNRASDLRVANSRLHRNRKLVEDLLESVLCQECGQELVDLLRQLRAMCSPEGQAPEYPAQEVLKVVESLDLPEAITAARAFAMYFQLINIVEQQHEQEERQQHRVDTINGEASSPVGTFRWLFPKLKQQNVPPRYVQRLIDNLDIELVFTAHPTEIVRHTIREKQRSLAQLLRQLDRLADPASDDNEALTFSGANVWEAEALQQQMQEELRLWWYTDELNQSKPTVLDEADYTLHYFQEVLFDAIPILYARLEQSLKEVFPKIAPPRHNFCRFGSWVGADRDGNPSVTPDITWQTACYQRSLVLGKYIKSIKRLSGLLSPSQSLTDVSQDLLDSLGRDQAEMPEVYEANSIKFRQEPYRLKLAYILKRLENTLERNNQLRSTNWQIAEHAASVPQCNWSCMSFYQSPADFLTELKLIEHSLSSTNLKCKAVRDLICQVEVYGFHLAHLDIRQESGRHCEAIAEIADYLKLLPVSYHDMSEEVRVQWLARELQTRRPIIPTHLSFSEKTNETIETFRMLSKLQKEFSPDICQTYIISMNHSVSDMLEVLLLAKEAGLYDPATGMGTLFVVPLFETVEDLKRAPTVLQELAELPLYRCYLTSHNHLQEIMLGYSDSNKDSGFLSSNWEIYKAQQALQAKAEEYGLELRIFHGRGGSVGRGGGPTYEAIVAQPGRSMHGRIKITEQGEVLASKYSLPEIALYNLETIATAVIQSALLPNATDTVNCWIETVEGLATRSREVYRQLIYEQPQFADFFHQVTPIEEISQLRISSRPARRGGKRDLGSLRAIPWVFGWTQSRFLLPSWYGVGTALEDFLNENPEGNLTLLQFFYAKWPFFKTAISRVEMTLAKTDLQIAHHYVRELTEPSFRETSDRLFAQIADEYHRTSRVVLQITNHHHLLDGDPDLQRSVQLRNGSIVPLGFIQASLVKRLRQYGTDSINLRYRYSRGELLRGALLTVNGIAAGMRNTG; encoded by the coding sequence ATGAGTTCACCTGCTGCTTCACTCTCAGAATCATTGATGAAGATTGTCAACAGAGCCAGCGATCTCCGCGTAGCTAATTCGCGATTGCACCGCAACCGCAAACTCGTCGAGGATTTACTGGAGTCAGTGTTATGCCAGGAATGCGGGCAGGAATTAGTGGACTTGCTCCGCCAATTGCGAGCCATGTGTTCGCCCGAGGGGCAAGCACCGGAATACCCAGCGCAAGAAGTTTTAAAAGTAGTCGAGAGCCTGGACCTACCCGAGGCAATTACGGCAGCGCGAGCCTTTGCCATGTATTTCCAGTTAATTAATATCGTCGAGCAGCAGCACGAACAAGAGGAAAGGCAACAACACCGCGTCGATACGATTAATGGGGAAGCCAGTTCCCCAGTAGGGACATTTCGCTGGCTCTTCCCCAAACTAAAGCAGCAAAATGTGCCGCCCCGCTACGTGCAGAGGCTGATCGACAACCTGGACATCGAACTAGTATTTACAGCCCACCCCACCGAAATCGTTCGGCACACGATTCGGGAAAAGCAACGGAGTTTGGCACAATTGCTACGTCAACTAGATCGCTTAGCCGATCCTGCCTCAGACGACAATGAAGCATTAACATTTAGCGGAGCGAACGTTTGGGAAGCAGAGGCTTTGCAACAGCAAATGCAAGAAGAACTGCGTCTGTGGTGGTACACCGACGAACTTAACCAGTCGAAGCCCACCGTACTCGATGAAGCAGACTATACGCTGCACTACTTTCAAGAAGTTTTATTTGATGCTATTCCCATCCTGTACGCACGGCTGGAGCAGTCGCTCAAAGAAGTCTTCCCTAAGATCGCACCTCCACGTCATAACTTCTGCCGCTTTGGATCCTGGGTCGGAGCCGATCGCGATGGCAATCCCTCAGTCACTCCAGACATCACCTGGCAAACCGCTTGCTATCAGCGCAGTCTGGTTTTAGGGAAATACATTAAATCCATCAAGCGTCTCAGCGGGTTGCTGTCTCCGTCTCAAAGCTTGACTGATGTATCGCAGGATTTACTCGATTCCCTGGGTCGAGATCAAGCAGAGATGCCGGAGGTGTACGAAGCTAACTCCATCAAGTTTCGCCAGGAACCCTATCGCCTCAAACTCGCCTACATTCTCAAGCGCCTCGAAAATACGCTGGAGCGCAACAACCAATTGCGTTCTACCAATTGGCAGATTGCCGAACACGCCGCATCCGTGCCCCAGTGTAACTGGAGTTGCATGTCCTTCTATCAATCGCCAGCGGACTTCCTTACAGAGTTAAAACTGATCGAGCATAGCCTCAGCAGTACGAACTTGAAATGTAAGGCAGTGCGCGATCTGATCTGTCAAGTGGAAGTATATGGATTTCATTTGGCACATCTGGATATTCGCCAGGAAAGCGGTCGCCATTGCGAGGCGATCGCGGAAATCGCCGACTATCTCAAACTACTGCCCGTCTCCTACCACGATATGTCTGAGGAAGTTCGCGTGCAGTGGCTGGCAAGAGAACTGCAAACCCGCCGTCCCATTATTCCAACGCACTTGTCTTTTTCGGAGAAAACTAACGAGACAATCGAGACTTTTCGCATGTTGTCCAAACTCCAAAAGGAGTTCTCGCCAGATATCTGTCAAACCTACATCATTAGCATGAACCACAGCGTCAGCGACATGCTAGAGGTACTGCTGCTGGCAAAAGAGGCGGGCTTGTACGATCCGGCTACGGGGATGGGCACGTTGTTTGTCGTGCCTCTGTTTGAAACCGTAGAAGACTTAAAACGCGCTCCCACAGTCTTGCAAGAACTCGCAGAACTACCCCTATATCGCTGCTATCTGACCAGTCACAATCACCTGCAAGAAATTATGTTGGGTTACTCAGATAGCAATAAAGATTCGGGCTTCTTGAGCAGTAATTGGGAGATTTACAAAGCCCAGCAAGCATTACAGGCAAAAGCTGAAGAATATGGTCTGGAATTGCGAATATTCCACGGTCGTGGCGGATCGGTCGGTCGCGGTGGCGGGCCTACCTACGAAGCGATCGTGGCGCAGCCAGGGCGAAGCATGCACGGTCGCATTAAGATTACCGAGCAAGGTGAAGTACTGGCATCTAAGTATTCTTTGCCCGAAATTGCCCTGTACAACCTGGAAACGATCGCCACTGCGGTGATACAGTCGGCACTACTACCCAATGCCACCGATACAGTCAACTGTTGGATCGAAACTGTAGAGGGGCTGGCAACGCGATCGCGCGAAGTTTACCGTCAGCTCATCTACGAACAGCCGCAATTTGCTGACTTCTTCCACCAGGTCACGCCGATTGAAGAAATCAGCCAGTTACGCATTAGCTCCCGTCCGGCACGACGAGGTGGCAAGCGCGACCTCGGTAGCCTCAGAGCCATTCCCTGGGTGTTTGGCTGGACGCAAAGTCGCTTCCTGTTGCCGTCCTGGTATGGCGTTGGTACAGCTCTAGAAGATTTCCTGAATGAAAATCCGGAAGGGAATCTGACGCTCCTCCAATTTTTCTATGCCAAGTGGCCCTTCTTTAAAACCGCCATCTCTCGCGTCGAGATGACACTTGCCAAGACCGACCTGCAAATTGCCCATCACTACGTACGGGAGTTAACGGAGCCATCGTTTAGGGAAACATCCGATCGCCTATTTGCCCAAATCGCTGATGAATACCACCGCACCAGCAGGGTAGTACTGCAAATTACCAACCACCACCATTTGCTCGATGGCGATCCGGACTTGCAACGCTCCGTACAGTTACGCAATGGCTCGATCGTGCCTCTGGGCTTTATTCAAGCCTCCCTGGTCAAGCGACTGCGTCAATATGGTACTGATTCGATTAATTTGCGCTATCGTTACTCTAGAGGCGAACTGCTGCGGGGTGCCCTGTTAACCGTTAACGGCATCGCGGCAGGTATGCGCAATACAGGCTAA
- the lpxD gene encoding UDP-3-O-(3-hydroxymyristoyl)glucosamine N-acyltransferase, whose product MKLSELASRLSGCQLDAGDRDPEITGVAALDRAQPGELTFLSSTKYLPLLQSTQASAAILDLQTPCDLPCLRTSNPRLVFAHAIALFYQPPQVPIGIHPTAIIGQDVQLGKDVAIAAGVVIGDRVHLGGRATIFPNTTIYNDVKLGDNTTIHANCVIREHSQIGSSCIIHPNTVIGGDGFGYEIQDNGTWFKIPQSGCVVVADNVEIGCLSAIDRPSVGTTEIATGTKIDNLVQIGHGSKVGPHCILVSQVGLAGGVNLGHHVVLAGQVGIADHADIGDGAVLGAKSGVVSYVEPGTRMMGYPVVPEKDWKRIVVAERQLPEMLHKLRKLEKRIAELEGKAGVITNE is encoded by the coding sequence ATGAAACTTTCCGAACTAGCTAGCCGCCTGAGCGGGTGCCAGCTTGACGCAGGCGATCGCGATCCTGAAATTACTGGCGTGGCAGCGCTCGATCGCGCCCAGCCTGGCGAATTAACTTTTTTAAGCTCGACCAAATATTTACCTCTGCTCCAGTCCACCCAAGCCAGTGCCGCCATATTGGATCTGCAAACGCCCTGCGACTTGCCCTGCCTCCGTACTAGCAACCCCCGCCTGGTCTTTGCCCATGCGATCGCCCTGTTTTACCAACCACCTCAAGTCCCCATCGGCATTCACCCCACCGCCATTATCGGACAGGACGTACAACTCGGTAAGGATGTGGCGATCGCGGCAGGAGTTGTGATTGGCGATCGGGTACATTTGGGCGGTCGCGCGACAATTTTCCCCAATACCACGATCTACAACGACGTTAAGCTGGGCGACAACACGACTATTCATGCCAACTGCGTCATCCGCGAACACAGTCAAATTGGCTCTAGCTGCATCATTCACCCCAATACGGTAATTGGTGGCGATGGGTTTGGCTACGAAATTCAAGATAACGGCACCTGGTTTAAAATTCCCCAATCTGGCTGCGTCGTAGTTGCCGACAACGTAGAAATCGGTTGTCTGAGCGCCATCGATCGCCCCTCGGTAGGTACGACCGAAATTGCTACGGGCACCAAAATCGACAATCTCGTCCAAATCGGACACGGCTCTAAGGTTGGCCCTCACTGCATTTTAGTCTCTCAGGTCGGTTTAGCCGGAGGCGTAAATTTGGGGCATCATGTCGTCTTAGCCGGACAAGTTGGCATTGCCGACCATGCTGACATTGGCGACGGTGCGGTTTTAGGAGCTAAGTCTGGCGTAGTCAGCTACGTCGAACCAGGCACGAGGATGATGGGCTATCCCGTCGTGCCGGAAAAAGACTGGAAGCGGATAGTAGTAGCAGAGCGGCAACTGCCAGAGATGTTGCACAAGCTGCGCAAGCTGGAAAAGCGCATCGCCGAGCTAGAAGGGAAGGCAGGAGTAATTACCAACGAATAA
- a CDS encoding HEAT repeat domain-containing protein, with product MIEVKIDIQTPPEQLRQLAMEQGYDIRSPIAQHPNTPPDVLIIFEALNPQTPPEQLCQLAQHQGLEIRSIAAQNPSTPLDVLPYLANDREAEVRYAVAVNRHTPSSVLGELANDRAWIVRFGVAQNPNTCGEVLARLAIDGDRDRDAVLNINPFSSQLISFLPHKIISEMRKCAVDYIPGKNAERASVQYAVAANPNTSADTLAELVGSWDVSCRTAVAAHPNTRSNLLARLADDKDEKVREAVAGNQNTPSEILVKLAADKTCLVCQVALLFNPSAPFESLCQLYKEGATELSLRNPNTPIEVFMELSAHQDPKNRSAVALSPYAPIEILAKLADDPDAFVRADVASNPKTTSHVLDRLSDDKHHPSRINSLQNPNIAVNTLVRLSTDKDPVVRYWVAKNFKTPIDVLAKLIFDESDSVCDAARSNLGQDFYCKIPNKKRDEMRLFY from the coding sequence ATGATTGAAGTAAAAATAGATATTCAAACTCCTCCAGAACAATTACGTCAATTAGCTATGGAGCAAGGTTATGATATTCGTTCACCCATAGCACAGCATCCAAACACGCCGCCCGATGTACTTATTATTTTTGAAGCACTGAATCCTCAAACTCCTCCAGAACAGCTATGTCAATTAGCTCAACATCAGGGTCTGGAAATTCGTTCGATCGCGGCTCAAAATCCTAGTACGCCTCTAGACGTGCTACCGTACCTAGCAAACGATCGAGAAGCAGAGGTGCGATATGCAGTAGCAGTTAATCGCCATACCCCCAGCAGCGTGTTGGGCGAACTAGCTAACGATCGCGCGTGGATTGTCCGTTTCGGAGTCGCTCAAAACCCTAATACTTGTGGTGAGGTATTAGCTAGATTGGCTATTGATGGCGATCGGGATAGAGATGCCGTGCTGAATATTAATCCGTTTAGCAGTCAATTAATTTCTTTCTTGCCTCATAAAATAATTTCAGAAATGAGGAAATGCGCAGTTGATTATATACCCGGTAAGAATGCCGAACGCGCTAGCGTGCAGTATGCAGTTGCTGCCAATCCTAATACATCAGCCGATACATTAGCTGAGTTAGTGGGGTCTTGGGATGTTAGTTGCCGTACAGCCGTTGCTGCCCATCCAAATACAAGAAGTAACTTACTGGCTCGATTAGCAGATGACAAAGATGAAAAAGTGCGCGAGGCAGTTGCAGGAAATCAAAACACCCCTAGTGAGATTTTAGTTAAGTTAGCGGCGGATAAGACTTGTCTGGTTTGTCAGGTGGCATTGCTCTTTAATCCCAGCGCGCCATTCGAGTCCTTGTGCCAGCTATATAAAGAAGGTGCCACTGAGTTGTCCTTGCGAAATCCCAACACGCCTATTGAGGTATTTATGGAATTATCAGCACATCAGGATCCAAAAAATCGTTCCGCTGTTGCTTTATCTCCGTACGCACCAATCGAAATTTTGGCTAAACTAGCAGACGATCCTGATGCCTTTGTTCGTGCTGATGTTGCTAGTAATCCAAAGACAACAAGCCATGTATTAGATCGATTAAGCGACGATAAGCATCACCCCAGTCGAATTAACTCTCTTCAAAATCCGAATATAGCTGTTAATACATTAGTGAGGCTGTCAACTGATAAAGATCCTGTCGTGCGTTACTGGGTTGCTAAAAACTTTAAAACGCCTATTGATGTACTTGCTAAGTTAATATTTGATGAAAGCGATAGCGTATGCGATGCCGCTCGTTCTAATCTGGGGCAAGACTTTTATTGTAAAATTCCTAATAAAAAGCGTGATGAAATGAGATTATTTTATTAA
- a CDS encoding IS5 family transposase: MNYIIAQTLPAAHFKRRFGIETNTFKAIVKMLKPEWRATPTPGAKPKLGLEDRILVAFEYWREYRTYFHIATSWGISESTVCRIVHWVEETLIRSRRFRLPGKRQLVRGFGIPTVAIVDVTETRIERPKRHQRAFYSGKQKGHTLKCQLIIDALTGQIICTFFGKGRRHDFKLFKASGIHFHPQTESLQDKGYQGIQKLHLYCRLPHKKPKGGQLTPEQKAFNRQLARQRVGIEHVNRRLKIFRILSGRYRNRRHRFGLRCNLIAGLYNFERSQGSSVG; the protein is encoded by the coding sequence ATGAACTATATAATAGCGCAAACCCTACCTGCTGCACACTTTAAGCGTCGATTTGGTATCGAGACTAATACGTTCAAAGCAATTGTGAAAATGCTTAAACCAGAGTGGCGAGCAACGCCAACACCTGGAGCCAAGCCTAAACTCGGACTAGAAGACCGCATATTGGTTGCCTTCGAGTATTGGCGGGAATATCGCACCTACTTTCACATCGCCACTAGTTGGGGCATCAGCGAGTCTACAGTTTGTCGAATAGTGCATTGGGTAGAGGAGACTTTAATCCGCTCACGTCGCTTTCGACTACCTGGGAAGCGCCAGTTGGTGCGGGGCTTTGGGATACCTACAGTCGCGATCGTTGATGTGACTGAAACTCGCATTGAGCGTCCTAAGCGGCACCAACGTGCCTTTTATAGCGGCAAACAGAAAGGGCACACGCTCAAATGTCAACTCATAATTGACGCTCTTACTGGGCAGATTATCTGTACGTTTTTCGGCAAGGGGCGACGGCATGATTTCAAGCTGTTCAAAGCTTCTGGCATCCATTTCCATCCTCAAACCGAGAGTTTGCAGGACAAGGGTTATCAAGGCATCCAGAAACTGCATCTCTACTGCCGCTTACCCCACAAGAAACCGAAAGGTGGTCAGCTTACGCCTGAGCAGAAAGCGTTCAACCGCCAACTTGCGCGCCAACGGGTTGGCATTGAGCATGTTAATCGCCGCTTGAAGATCTTCCGCATCTTATCTGGACGCTATCGCAATCGTCGTCACCGCTTTGGTTTGCGTTGCAATCTAATTGCTGGTCTCTACAATTTTGAACGCTCTCAAGGCTCCTCAGTTGGCTAA
- a CDS encoding HEAT repeat domain-containing protein — translation MYKCLTAKQLQELASKNPYLVACHPYTPPEILRRLTQKYAKEVEDIRIDSMGHEYFVDVPNPDYHPFILKTITENPNTPVDLLLQLGADFPQQMLDNPTLNTLRQDTPLVARMPARTINRLLQLEQVPPWITEEISRNCQVRKWLAGDSSTPSSLLEKLAQDTDVEVRCSVASNPNTPLHYLEELAQDTDLKVRCRVVGNHSTPIHYLEELAQDTDLKVRRSVASALNILNMSVNCLEMLAQDANLEVRVVLANNENTPASCLVILTQDAEVVVRRRVAGKSNTPASCLEILAQDVDVEVRCWVARNRNTPVRCLEIFAQDADVSIRSSVAWNSNTPISSLEILAQDADAEVRSNVARHENLPINHLEMLAKDTNVAVRRSAAFRSGKPTHIYEMLIQDKDEEVCWKAEISEMSPGCFM, via the coding sequence ATGTATAAATGTTTAACTGCTAAACAGTTACAAGAATTAGCTTCCAAAAATCCCTATTTGGTTGCTTGTCATCCTTATACTCCTCCAGAAATTTTGCGACGACTCACACAAAAGTATGCCAAGGAGGTGGAAGATATTCGCATAGATTCAATGGGTCATGAATATTTTGTGGATGTTCCTAATCCCGACTACCATCCATTCATTCTCAAAACAATCACTGAAAACCCAAATACCCCTGTAGATTTGTTACTACAGCTAGGCGCAGATTTTCCTCAACAGATGCTCGATAATCCTACGCTGAATACCTTGAGGCAAGATACCCCACTAGTTGCACGAATGCCTGCTCGCACCATCAATCGGTTGCTGCAACTAGAGCAAGTACCGCCATGGATAACAGAAGAAATATCAAGAAACTGTCAGGTGCGAAAATGGCTGGCAGGAGATTCTAGTACGCCATCAAGCCTCTTAGAAAAGCTTGCTCAGGATACAGATGTGGAAGTTCGTTGCAGCGTAGCAAGCAACCCCAACACACCTTTACATTATTTGGAAGAGCTTGCTCAGGATACAGATCTGAAAGTTCGTTGCAGGGTAGTAGGGAATCACAGTACACCTATACATTATTTGGAAGAGCTTGCTCAGGATACAGATCTGAAAGTTCGTCGCAGCGTAGCATCTGCTCTCAATATTCTGAATATGTCTGTGAACTGTCTAGAAATGCTTGCCCAGGATGCTAATCTAGAAGTTCGTGTTGTTCTAGCAAATAATGAAAATACCCCTGCTAGCTGCTTAGTAATCCTCACTCAGGATGCTGAAGTAGTAGTTCGTCGTAGGGTGGCTGGCAAAAGCAATACACCTGCAAGTTGTCTAGAAATTCTTGCCCAGGATGTCGATGTGGAAGTCCGTTGTTGGGTAGCAAGAAATCGGAACACACCCGTACGCTGTTTAGAAATCTTTGCTCAGGATGCAGACGTTTCTATACGTAGCAGTGTTGCATGGAACAGCAATACACCTATTAGCTCGTTAGAAATTCTCGCTCAGGATGCTGATGCAGAGGTTCGTAGTAATGTGGCACGACATGAGAACTTACCAATAAACCACCTAGAAATGCTTGCTAAAGATACTAATGTAGCAGTTCGCCGCAGCGCCGCATTTAGATCCGGAAAGCCCACGCACATCTATGAAATGCTTATTCAGGATAAGGACGAAGAAGTTTGCTGGAAAGCGGAAATTAGTGAAATGTCACCTGGATGCTTTATGTAA
- a CDS encoding tetratricopeptide repeat protein: protein MTSNPNDNLDQLRQTLLERYEEEMPYYRETEGFDSQVECCQQVLPIFRQIGDRDGEIDTLCNLGFAYLSLYQYQEAIESYQSVLPILRQMNNQEEEANVLGNLGDTYRSLGEYQQAIEFYQQALPIFRQIGSCSEELKALKNQAFRKEALTLVHLGSIHLTLNQFEQAIEYYQQALPIFQQVRNFEIEPTALVGIASTCENLSQFEQAIEYYQKALNCYQLYGSSLEKANTLNSLGNVYNCLSQYSQAIKSYQQALHLYRQINSPQLTECIVLSKLGRIMVQQDQIEDALQHFSESVAMWKSFQTDQGDLAHTAHLSPVDEIVNDDYQLHVSLFQQLGLFTPRTMLMDEIADDYSLYANLLEQRGESVKAQQVLNLLNLP from the coding sequence ATGACATCAAATCCCAACGATAATCTCGATCAACTTCGACAGACGTTACTTGAACGTTATGAAGAGGAAATGCCTTACTATCGTGAGACTGAGGGTTTTGATAGTCAAGTTGAGTGCTGCCAACAAGTTCTGCCTATCTTTCGACAGATTGGCGATCGTGATGGGGAGATAGATACCCTATGCAATCTCGGCTTTGCCTACCTTAGCCTCTACCAATATCAAGAAGCGATTGAGTCCTATCAATCCGTTCTACCAATCTTGCGACAGATGAACAACCAAGAAGAAGAGGCAAATGTGCTCGGCAACCTAGGTGATACCTACCGTAGCCTTGGTGAATATCAGCAAGCAATAGAGTTTTACCAGCAAGCCCTACCGATCTTTAGGCAAATAGGAAGCTGTTCGGAAGAGTTAAAAGCATTGAAGAATCAGGCTTTTCGGAAAGAAGCACTGACACTAGTACATTTGGGCAGTATTCACCTCACTCTAAACCAATTTGAGCAGGCAATTGAGTATTATCAGCAAGCATTGCCTATCTTTCAGCAAGTTCGTAACTTTGAAATTGAGCCAACTGCCCTAGTTGGGATAGCTAGTACCTGTGAAAACCTCAGCCAATTTGAGCAGGCAATTGAATATTATCAAAAAGCTCTGAATTGCTATCAATTGTATGGTAGTTCTCTAGAAAAGGCAAACACGCTGAACAGTTTGGGAAATGTTTACAACTGTCTCAGCCAGTATTCACAGGCAATTAAATCTTACCAGCAAGCTCTACACCTCTACAGACAAATTAATAGTCCTCAATTAACTGAGTGCATCGTGCTGAGCAAGTTGGGTAGAATAATGGTTCAGCAAGATCAGATTGAAGACGCTTTGCAACATTTTTCTGAATCAGTTGCAATGTGGAAATCGTTTCAGACCGATCAGGGTGATTTAGCACATACCGCGCACCTGTCACCTGTGGATGAAATCGTTAATGACGATTATCAATTGCATGTCTCCCTGTTTCAACAGCTCGGTTTATTTACGCCCCGAACAATGTTAATGGATGAAATCGCTGATGACTATAGCTTGTATGCCAACTTGTTGGAACAGCGAGGAGAATCCGTAAAAGCACAGCAGGTTTTGAATCTGCTCAACTTACCCTAG
- a CDS encoding methyltransferase codes for MQLATHAASDTVAEVSQAQELPPQMAMLQMITGYWVAQSIYAAAKLGIADLLTTGARSCEELADATKVNSQALFRLLRALASVGIFAETKPGWFTLTPLAEFLRSDIPGSLRDVSIMMGDPEHYSSWGNIMHSLMTGKSAFEDLYLMNAFQYFSQNPVPAAIFDRAMTSFSSVENDAVVAAYDFSAMRHIVDVAGGHGSLITTILQANPNLEGTLFDLSDVIARAKTQIAQHPVSDRCQLVSGSFFESVPTEADAYLFKHIIHDWDDERSIAILKTCHQAMTENSKLLVIEAVIPPGNSPSVGKLLDINMLVMCPGGKERTEVEYQQLLAAAGFKLTRVIPTNSVVSIVEGIPIK; via the coding sequence ATGCAACTAGCAACACATGCTGCTTCTGACACGGTAGCTGAAGTTTCCCAGGCGCAAGAATTGCCTCCACAAATGGCAATGCTGCAAATGATAACGGGTTATTGGGTAGCGCAATCGATTTATGCCGCCGCGAAATTAGGCATTGCCGATCTCTTAACAACGGGGGCTAGATCTTGTGAGGAATTGGCAGATGCAACGAAAGTCAATTCCCAAGCCCTATTTCGCCTGCTAAGAGCACTCGCAAGCGTAGGCATTTTTGCCGAAACTAAGCCAGGTTGGTTTACCCTCACTCCCTTAGCAGAGTTTCTGCGCAGCGATATCCCCGGCTCTCTACGCGACGTGTCAATCATGATGGGAGATCCGGAACACTACAGCAGTTGGGGAAATATCATGCATAGTCTGATGACTGGTAAGAGCGCATTTGAGGATCTCTATCTGATGAATGCCTTTCAGTATTTCAGCCAAAATCCCGTACCCGCAGCTATTTTTGACCGTGCGATGACTAGCTTTTCCAGCGTTGAAAACGATGCTGTAGTCGCAGCATACGATTTTTCGGCTATGCGTCATATCGTAGATGTTGCTGGTGGGCATGGCAGTCTAATAACGACCATTTTGCAAGCAAATCCTAATCTAGAAGGCACTTTATTCGACCTGTCGGATGTAATTGCGCGGGCAAAAACTCAGATCGCACAACATCCAGTTAGCGATCGCTGTCAATTGGTATCGGGGAGTTTCTTTGAATCAGTACCAACTGAGGCAGATGCTTATCTGTTCAAACACATAATCCACGATTGGGATGACGAACGCTCCATTGCTATTCTCAAGACTTGCCACCAAGCAATGACAGAAAATAGCAAATTACTAGTAATTGAAGCCGTGATTCCACCTGGTAACTCGCCATCTGTTGGGAAGCTACTGGACATCAACATGCTCGTGATGTGTCCGGGAGGTAAAGAGCGCACAGAAGTAGAATATCAACAACTGCTTGCGGCGGCAGGATTTAAGCTTACTAGAGTTATCCCCACAAATTCTGTGGTTTCAATTGTGGAAGGTATTCCAATTAAATAG
- the rfbC gene encoding dTDP-4-dehydrorhamnose 3,5-epimerase, with translation MKVITTDIPDVLILEPNVFGDARGFFYESYNQQVFTDKTGIAANFVQDNHSRSAKGVLRGLHYQITKPQGKLVRVVVGEVFDVAVDIRRSSPTFGKSVGINLNADDKRMLWIPEGFAHGFLVLSEYAEFLYKTTNYYAPDGDRCIIWNDPQLAIAWPIDTYPLLSAKDRMGKTLQEADLFD, from the coding sequence ATGAAAGTAATTACAACCGATATTCCCGACGTATTAATTTTGGAGCCTAATGTATTTGGCGACGCACGAGGCTTTTTCTATGAAAGCTACAACCAGCAAGTCTTTACAGATAAAACTGGAATCGCAGCTAATTTCGTGCAGGACAACCATTCCCGTTCCGCTAAAGGAGTATTGCGCGGCTTGCACTACCAGATTACAAAACCACAGGGCAAACTGGTGCGAGTCGTGGTGGGAGAAGTATTTGATGTGGCAGTGGATATTCGGCGCAGTTCTCCCACATTTGGGAAGTCAGTGGGAATTAATTTGAATGCCGATGACAAGCGCATGTTATGGATTCCCGAAGGCTTTGCCCACGGATTCCTAGTTCTATCTGAATATGCGGAATTTCTTTACAAAACCACTAACTACTATGCCCCAGATGGCGATCGCTGCATTATTTGGAACGACCCTCAACTAGCGATCGCCTGGCCGATCGACACCTACCCCCTACTATCTGCTAAGGATCGAATGGGCAAAACTTTGCAAGAAGCAGATTTATTTGATTGA